TCCCATGATTTCTGATTTTTAAAAGTTATAATATTAAAATTTTGTTATTAATAACTATGTAAAATGTGTGCCAAAAAATTTATGGGAATAATAAAAATATGTTAAAATTATTTAAAGATTTCAAATTGATTTCCATCAAAACTTGCAAAAACCATTGTAGGATAAGAGTCTTGATGATAAATATTTCCGTTTTTATCAATGGCGATAGCTCCTGCAAAGCCATCGATAGTCTTTAGCTCAGCAAAAGTTTTGTCAAAAGCGTCTTTTAAGTTCATTCCATCTGTCACTCTGGTTACAATTTTGGCAGAAGTTGCATTGCTTACAATATCTTCACCAACTCCGGTGCAGCTTACAGCACAAAATTCATTGGCGTAATTTCCAGCTACCGTTGCAGAGTCTGAAATTCTTCCCGGAATTTCAAAACCTTTACCTCCGGTAGAAGTGGCAACAGCTAATTTTCCGTTTTTATCGATCGCAACACAACCAACAGTTCCTTTTCCCCCGTTTTTTAGTTTCGCTTCATATTCTTTTCTTCTTTGAGGAATTTCTGTTGAGAAATTTTCAAATCCGTTATTGTTAGCATAAATTTTAGCTCCGTTTCCACCTAAAACCCGGTCATCTTCTTTCATCAGTTCCTTTGCTACAAAAATCGGATTTTTCACATCCTGAATATTGATAACACCGCTCATTTTCTGAGTTTCACCATTCATTAATGCTGCACTCATTCTGATAACGCCGTCACTTTGAATTTGCGAACCGATTCCTGCATTAAACAATTCATCATCTTCCAAAAGAGAAACCGCATAAGCAACGGTATCGACTGCAGAATGGGTTTCTAAATATTGATATGCCTTTTCAGCGATGTTTTTTAAAGAATTTTGTTTAGCAACTTTCACTTCATGGCTCTGGTCACTTTCAGAGAAAAAACCTCCGTGGATAATGATTTTCATATTGATTATTTGATTTTAAATATATAAAAAAAAGTGAAGAAATCTTCACTTTAATGTATTGTTACGTTTGAGGTATCGGGTTAAACTGAGAGTTTTCTATCGTCAGTTTTCTTGTCGTCAAATCATAGTGATCGTTCATCGACATCACGTGAACGGTAAGATTATCTATTGAAATAGGTTCACCTAAATTGATATTGGTAAGATTGGTGTCTTTAATGAATCTTCCATCAACAATAATTACTAAACCAGATCCTACAGCGGTCATGGTATCATTATGAATGAAAAGTCCGGTGTCTTCACCTAAACCGATTCCTAAAGTTCTAGGATTGTTTACCACAGCTTGGAAAAGTCTTCCGATTCTTCCTCTTTGTACGAAATGCGTATCAACAATTACGTTATCGATTAAACCTAAACCTTGAGTTGTTTTAATTTCACCCTTCAACAAAGCTTCAGAACTGCTTCCTTGGTAAATCATATTCTCAGAAGCTGCTGCAGCTCCTGCAGAAGTTCCGGAGTAGATAAAATCCTGCTCCATATATTTCAGCAAAATAGTATCATGAAATCTTGTTCCACCCAAAATAGAAGTCAGTCTTAACTGATCACCACCCGTAAACATTACAACATCGGCAGCATTTGCTCTTGCAACAATAGCATCCGAATTAGCTTCTTCACGATTGTGAATATCAAGAATATTGACATTTTTGGCTCCTAAAAATTCAAAAGCTTTTTTATATTCAGCACCTACTATTTGAGGGATCTGCGAAGCCGTAGTAATGACTTCGATAATTGAGTTTTCTTTATTCTTAGATTCAGTAATGATTTTTCTTAAGATTCCTCTCTCAAAAAAGTTAAGATTTTTTTCGACATTCTGATCGTAATCGGTCTCAGAAAAACTGCCTTTATTAACAGCCCCACCGATAATAATTAATTTTCCAACAGGTTTCATAGCTTGCAAATTTAAAAAATAATAAATTGTTAATGAAATGTAAACCGATTTTTAACGT
Above is a genomic segment from Chryseobacterium mulctrae containing:
- a CDS encoding isoaspartyl peptidase/L-asparaginase, which translates into the protein MKIIIHGGFFSESDQSHEVKVAKQNSLKNIAEKAYQYLETHSAVDTVAYAVSLLEDDELFNAGIGSQIQSDGVIRMSAALMNGETQKMSGVINIQDVKNPIFVAKELMKEDDRVLGGNGAKIYANNNGFENFSTEIPQRRKEYEAKLKNGGKGTVGCVAIDKNGKLAVATSTGGKGFEIPGRISDSATVAGNYANEFCAVSCTGVGEDIVSNATSAKIVTRVTDGMNLKDAFDKTFAELKTIDGFAGAIAIDKNGNIYHQDSYPTMVFASFDGNQFEIFK
- a CDS encoding cyanophycinase, which translates into the protein MKPVGKLIIIGGAVNKGSFSETDYDQNVEKNLNFFERGILRKIITESKNKENSIIEVITTASQIPQIVGAEYKKAFEFLGAKNVNILDIHNREEANSDAIVARANAADVVMFTGGDQLRLTSILGGTRFHDTILLKYMEQDFIYSGTSAGAAAASENMIYQGSSSEALLKGEIKTTQGLGLIDNVIVDTHFVQRGRIGRLFQAVVNNPRTLGIGLGEDTGLFIHNDTMTAVGSGLVIIVDGRFIKDTNLTNINLGEPISIDNLTVHVMSMNDHYDLTTRKLTIENSQFNPIPQT